From a single Bryobacter aggregatus MPL3 genomic region:
- a CDS encoding inositol monophosphatase family protein: MSSYVETAATIAREASVIIEDLRREGIGYELKGESDLVTRADRASELYITARLRKAFPTHAIIAEEGNNTESKSGYVWYVDPLDGTTNFAHGFPVYNTTLALEKDGKLIAGVIYDGTRDEMFQAEKSSGAYLNGERITASKANRLEDSLWATGFPSKRRHQNINIHFYYQLAMITHGVRRAGAAAIDLAYVACGRLDGFWEFQLNPWDMAAGKLILEEASGTVTDMKGAPHKLTSPHLLATNTHIHQPTLALFSDIFSDRSPYAIPQLSGYEE; encoded by the coding sequence ATGTCATCCTACGTTGAAACCGCCGCCACCATTGCCCGGGAAGCTTCTGTCATTATCGAAGACCTCCGCCGCGAAGGCATCGGTTATGAACTGAAGGGCGAATCCGATCTGGTCACCCGCGCCGATCGTGCAAGCGAACTCTATATCACCGCCCGGCTCCGCAAAGCCTTCCCCACCCACGCCATCATTGCCGAGGAAGGCAACAATACCGAATCGAAATCCGGCTATGTCTGGTATGTCGATCCGCTCGACGGCACGACGAATTTTGCGCACGGCTTTCCGGTCTACAACACGACGCTTGCCTTAGAGAAAGACGGAAAGCTGATCGCGGGCGTCATCTACGACGGCACGCGCGACGAGATGTTCCAGGCCGAGAAATCAAGCGGCGCATATCTGAACGGCGAGCGCATTACGGCCTCGAAGGCGAATCGCCTCGAAGATTCGCTTTGGGCCACGGGCTTCCCCAGCAAGCGCCGCCACCAGAACATCAACATCCACTTCTATTACCAGCTGGCGATGATCACCCACGGCGTCCGCCGGGCGGGCGCGGCGGCAATCGATCTCGCCTATGTCGCCTGCGGCCGCCTCGATGGCTTCTGGGAGTTCCAGTTGAACCCTTGGGACATGGCTGCGGGTAAGCTCATTCTCGAAGAGGCATCGGGCACGGTCACCGACATGAAGGGCGCGCCCCACAAGTTGACCAGCCCTCATCTCCTGGCCACCAACACCCACATCCACCAGCCGACGCTGGCGCTCTTTTCCGATATCTTTTCTGACCGCTCCCCTTACGCCATCCCGCAACTGAGCGGCTACGAAGAATAA
- a CDS encoding Gfo/Idh/MocA family protein — protein sequence MSQDRRTFFMGAAAALSATQVWGANDRINVAIVGLGGRGSAHLNIYSKLPEARVAGLCDVNQAARERSQATLLRNTGEKAKEFADMREVFADKSIEAVSIATPNHWHALSAIWAMKAGKDVYGEKPACYNVYEGLKMIDTLHSTKRIMQVGSQHRSTPFKMKAIEAIQGGLIGKVYAAKGLCYKRRASIGHKADEPTPPGLDWDMFLGPAPMRPYNELRFRYNWHWFWDTGNGDIGNQGVHELGIARWGMGDPGYPKSAFSQGGKYAYDDDQETPNTLLSSFDFGGRELVFEVRGLLTNAESAATPPKRNPGPNAPAPTATAPKTSAPLNVMTGDFFYGTEGWAAMSDNGFQAFKGESNEMIMEERPERGPDTTSLHMQNFLAACRSRNQKSLHDGLENAVLSANMCHLANISYRVGRKINLDGPKIVNDAEASKLLTRDYRKPYVV from the coding sequence ATGTCCCAGGATCGTAGAACATTTTTTATGGGCGCCGCCGCCGCACTTTCGGCAACGCAAGTGTGGGGCGCCAATGACAGGATCAATGTCGCCATTGTTGGGCTGGGTGGACGCGGCAGTGCGCATCTCAATATCTATTCCAAGCTTCCCGAGGCGCGGGTAGCCGGCCTGTGCGACGTGAACCAGGCGGCTCGTGAGCGGTCGCAGGCCACTCTGCTGCGGAATACCGGGGAGAAGGCAAAAGAGTTCGCCGATATGCGCGAAGTTTTTGCCGATAAGAGCATCGAAGCCGTCTCCATCGCCACCCCAAACCACTGGCATGCGCTGTCTGCCATCTGGGCAATGAAGGCCGGTAAGGACGTCTATGGCGAAAAGCCTGCCTGCTACAACGTCTATGAAGGCCTGAAGATGATTGATACGCTGCACAGCACCAAGCGCATCATGCAGGTGGGTTCGCAGCATCGCAGCACGCCGTTCAAGATGAAGGCAATTGAGGCCATCCAGGGCGGCTTGATTGGCAAGGTGTATGCCGCCAAGGGCCTTTGCTACAAGCGCCGCGCCTCGATCGGGCACAAGGCAGACGAGCCGACGCCTCCGGGTCTCGATTGGGACATGTTCCTCGGGCCCGCGCCGATGCGTCCTTATAATGAGCTTCGCTTCCGCTACAACTGGCACTGGTTCTGGGACACCGGCAATGGCGACATCGGCAACCAGGGAGTCCACGAACTCGGCATCGCGCGCTGGGGCATGGGAGATCCGGGATATCCGAAGTCTGCCTTCTCGCAAGGCGGCAAGTACGCCTACGACGACGATCAGGAAACGCCGAACACGCTGCTGTCGAGCTTCGACTTTGGCGGGCGGGAGCTTGTGTTTGAAGTCCGTGGCCTGCTCACGAATGCAGAGAGCGCTGCAACGCCGCCCAAGCGCAACCCGGGCCCGAATGCCCCGGCACCCACCGCAACCGCACCGAAAACCAGCGCGCCGTTGAATGTCATGACGGGCGACTTCTTCTACGGCACCGAAGGCTGGGCCGCGATGAGCGACAACGGCTTCCAGGCCTTCAAGGGCGAAAGCAACGAAATGATCATGGAAGAGCGTCCTGAACGCGGACCGGACACGACGAGCCTACATATGCAGAACTTCCTGGCAGCCTGCCGCTCACGCAATCAGAAGTCCTTGCATGACGGACTCGAGAACGCCGTGCTCAGCGCAAACATGTGCCATCTAGCCAATATCAGCTATCGCGTAGGCCGCAAAATCAACCTCGATGGACCGAAGATTGTGAATGACGCCGAAGCCAGCAAGCTGCTGACCCGCGACTATCGCAAGCCTTATGTGGTCTAG